A stretch of DNA from Flavobacteriaceae bacterium MAR_2009_75:
CACCTTTTTTCACCAAATTTTTTTGATTGAAGACTTTCAAGCAATTATTACAATCACTTGAGATTTTTTCAAATTCTGTTTTTATCCATCGTCGAGCAGCGCCAATCCCCCTAGTATCAGAAATAGTATCACTTAAGGTATGCCGAGTTCCAAAATTTGCGAGAGTTGTAATATCCGCCTGTATACGATCGGCCGATATGTCATCGATAATTTTATAAATGTCTTTATCAGACTGTGAAAAGATTGATATCAAGCAGAGAAAAAATAGATGAAATAAAACTAATTTTTTTGTCATTTCTCATAATTTATTTGTGATTGCGAAGATGTATCAAGCCGAATATGGGGCCTATAGCTAAAATAACAAATGCATACTCGGCACGGAAAGTTTTCGAGAGCAGCGATATCAATTCGATACTTAAAATACTTATAATGTAACCTAAACAATTGACCAAAGTTAGCGCGGTGCCTCTTAAGTCCACAGGAACTGCCGATGCTACCATACTTGAAAATTGTGGAGAATCAGCTGCCACCATAAAGCCCCACAAAGCGAAAAGTGTCAAGTAAAGATAGGCGGGAAGATGGTAAAAAATGGGAGAGAACATACAGCACAACCCCGAGACGAGAAGGGTTAAAAATGCCACCTGTTTGCTACCATGTGTTATTGAAAAATAACCCCCTATAATACAACCCAGGCCTCCTGCTGCAATCAAAAGTGAAGTGTAAAACGGTACATAGAGTGCTTCACCAGAAATACTATTAAAAGTCGAAATGGCAAAAGGCAAGAACCCCCAAAAGGCATACAGCTCCCACATATGGCCAAAATAGCCGAAAGCAGCTTTTCTGAAATTGATAATTTTAAAAAGTTCGGGCCCCGCTTTTAATCTTAACTTTTTACCTTTTTTTCTAAATGGTCCATCAGGTACGGACAACCATAGTAGAACCCCACCCAATATTGTAAAAATTGACGTAGCTTGAACTACCGACTCATAATTGCCCCATTGTAGACTCTTTATAAAGTATGGAAGAGATTTTCCGAAAACTAGGGCACCTACTAAATATCCCATAGCTAAACCTAGACCTTTTTCATAATAGTCCGCCGCTATTTTCATTCCTATAGGATAAATACCGGCCAAGAAAAATCCCGTACCAAAACGTGCTCCTAGAAGTCCTATTTTTGAAATATCTCCCACGAGTAGTAGTATGTTACTCCCAGCGGCAAGAATAGCGCAGACCAAAAATACTTTTGATGGTGAGAAACGATCGGCAATCGTCAAAAGCGCAAAGGTCAGCGTGCCTAAAATGAAACCGAATTGTACAGAAGAAAGAATATACCCGACTAGTTCACTACCGAAACCTGTAACTTGGGCTAATTCATTTACAATCGAGTTGCCGGCAAACCATACCGATGTACAAGCAAATTGGGCAATAATAATTATGGGTAGTATATGCTTTTTGGGCTTCAATCGGGTTGGTTCAGAATGGATTTCTACTGCAATTTTAACACTTATTCAACTATGGGCGGCAACTATCATAGGTTTACTTTTTTACTTTGTCGTCAATTATGTTAGCCATTACAGTACTTTACTTGATTTAATGTGCCGATTTAAAATGGAAAGAAGCGTATCATATATTATAAATAAAAAAACGAGGACCGATAAAAGTGGCCCTCGTTAATTAAAATTGTTCTTCCTGTGAAAACTTCCGTTTTAGGGTTTACTTCATTCAATATATAAAACGGTTAAGTAAAGCTCTTACATTTTTCACACTTTCCACATAATACCTAGCATTGGTCTTTTGTCTCCCGACCTTGACGGTAATCGAGTCTTTAGGCAACTCCATAAACATAAATTCATCCGTCCAATCATCACCAATGGCAAATACAAAGTCGTAGTTCTGTTCGGCATACATACGCATGGCAGCACGGCCCTTGTTTACATTACTACTCTTTATTTCCATTACTTTATTACCATTAAGAACGCTTAAATCGTCAGTACCGATTAAACTGGTCAACACGGTATTTAGCTCAGTAGCTCTTTTTTGTCCGAAATCGGGATCTGTATTTCTATAATGCCAAGCTAGTGAATAATTCTTTTCTTCTATGAAACTTCCGGGTGTTCTATCTACAAACGATTCAAGTACTGGAAGTATTTTTTCCATCCAGTCTTTTTTAACTTTCTCCAACATTTTAAATTCTTCACCTCCCCTTGAAATCCAAACTCCATGTTCAACGATCATATTATATTTTTTGGGCAAAAACCATTTGGTAAAGGTTTCTTTATCGCGACCGCTGATCAAGAACATTTCGGTGTTTTCTTGTGATGAGATACTGTCTAAAAGCTTATACAGTTCTTCATCGGGCGAGGCCTTTTGGGGGTCTTTGTGAAAACCTGCCAGCGTACCGTCATAGTCAATGAACAATAGACGCTTGTTCGATACCTTGTAGTCATCAACTATGGTGTTCATCAAATCTACAGATAACTTTCTAGCCACATGGCTAAAGTCTTTTCCTTTTTGATTGAGTAATGAATCCATAAAATCATTGGCCCATTTTTCAACATTATAACGTGCCAATCGCTTCTGTAAAACGGTGTTTCTTTCTTGTTGTTCTTCTTTGGGCATTGTTATCGCCTCTCGAAGGGCGTCGGCCGTTTGTTCGAAATTATTTGGGTTAATTAAAAGTGCCTCGTTCATTTCATTGGCCGAACCTGCCATCTCACTTAAGATTAAGACACCGGTCTGGTCTGTTCGTGTGGCGATATATTCTTTTGCAACCAAGTTCATACCATCTCGTATGGGGGTAAGCCATGCTATATCACAGGTGGTATAGAGATCGATGAGATTCTCAAAGGGCATCGATCGATAAAAATACCAAATCGGCGTCCAGCTTACGGTAGAGAACTCACCATTTATGCGACCTACCAATTCGTCTATTTCCCGTTTTAGCAATTGATATTGGGGTACATTTGATCTTGACGGTACAGCTAAAATTATCAGTCTGACCTTTTCTTTATATTCGGGGTACTTATTTAAAAAGTATTCAAATGCATTGAGTCTTTTGGCAATGCCCTTAGTATAATCAAGCCTATCGATAGAAAGAAAAAATTTCGCTTCTGGATCTGCACTTTTATGTTTATAAAGTCTCTGTTGTAGTTCTGATTGATTATCGGACGTGGTGCTCTCGTTCTTTTTAGCGGCTTCATTAAATTTTTTATAATCAATACCCATCGGAAAAGAATCTACCTTGATAACCCTGTCGTCGAGATGAATATCATTAAAGCTCACCTCAAGGCCCAACAATCTTCTCGCCGAACTTAAAAAGTGTCTTTCATAATCATAGGTGTGAAACCCGATGAGATCGGCACCGAGCAAGCCTTCAAGAATTTGTTCTCGCCAAGGCAAGGTTCTGAATATTTCAAATGAGGGAAAAGGTATATGTAAGAAGAAGCCGATTGAAATATCAGGCTTCTTTTCCCGAACCATTTGCGGAACCAGCATCAACTGATAGTCATGAACCCAAATGGTGTCATCATCATCGGCCGCCTCTAATATGGCATCTGCGAATTTTTGGTTTACCTGTTTATAAATATCCCAATTATTGAGTTCAAATTCTGAATACTCTAAAAAGTAATGGAACAACGGCCAAACTGTGCGGTTGCTAAAACCGTAATAAAATCCATCGATTTCTTTCGAAGTTAAATTTACTTTCGAAGAACCATGTTCGCTAAGGGCTTCATCGATTTTAGGTGAAAGTTCTTCTGGTATTTCTTCATCTGTAAGCCCGCTCCAACCTATCCAAAGACTATCACCCCCTGAATGAACCGATTTCATACCGGTGGCTAATCCGCCAACACTTGGTATTGCAGTAATGTTTCCATTGCTAATTTGTAATTGAACGGGGAGTCTATTTGAGATTATTATAGTTTTGCCCATAAATTGGAATTTTTGTGTTGATTTGAACATTATTTCTCTAAATTTCGGGAAAAAGAAGGGCAATAACAATTCAGTGCCCGTATGAATCAATAATTTTATTGAATGGATAATTTAGACTATGGAATTATAGGGAATTGTAGAAGTGCAGCTCTCATCTCAAAAACTGGTAGTATAGACTGGTGCTGTTTGCCCGAATTCGATTCTTCATCGGTTTTCGCAAAATTGCTTGACGAAGAAATTGGAGGCAGCTTTAGCTTCACCGTTAACGAAAGTTATGAAGTAAAACAGCAATATATAGAACATACCGCATTATTACTGACTTCCTTTTCTGATGGGGAGAATGCTTTTGAGGTTTATGACTTCATGCCTCGCTATCACAATGTTGAAGGGGGCTATCATGCCCCACCTGAAATCGTCAGATATATAAAATTGATATCGGGCAGACCAAAATTTGTGGTAGACTATAACCCCAAATTAGAGTATGCCTTAGGTGAGACTAAAACATATGTGAAACATAATTTTGTTGCAAGTCTTACCCATGCCGAAAAATTTGATACGGTATTTTTATATACCTCGTTCAATAAGAATGCAGTAGTAGAAGGTCGAGAGATAGAGATTTGTGAAGACGGTTATTTTCTTATGGGTTATAATGAGAAAATATTTCAACCAAATACCGAGAAAATGTATTTGGAGATGGAACGTACAAAAGTGTATTGGTTGAATTGGAGCAACAATACACCGACCTATAGAAAGTATAATGCAGAGATTAGCAGAAGTGCTATTACCTTGAAACTTTTGAGTTACGATAAGTCGGGGGCTGTTTTGGCTGCGGCGACCACCTCTCTACCGGAGACTATAGGTGAAGTAAGAAATTGGGACTATCGTTTCTGTTGGATTCGTGACGCCTCGATGGTGGTAAAAGTTGTTTCTGAATTGGGCCATAAAAATATAGCCCGGCGTTATTTGCAGTTTATCATTGATTTGATTCCTGATAAGGATGAGAAGCTGCAGATCATGTACGGCATTAACAAAGAAAAAAACCTGACGGAAGAAACCTTAGACCATTTAAGTGGCTATAAAGGTTCAAAACCCGTTCGTGTTGGTAATGCGGCATACGTACAGCGTCAAAACGATATCTACGGAATTCTGATGGATGTAATTTATGAACAATTGGATAAATTCAGCACAGATATTGAGAACGGGGAGGAAATCTGGACGATTACCAAAGGTATTGTTTGGATTGTTGAAAAGCATTGGAAGGAAGCTGATAAGGGTATTTGGGAGTTTCGTTCTGAAGACAAACACTTTACTTTTTCAAAAGTATTATGTTGGACGGCCATAGACCGTGCAATTAAGGTGGCCAAAATCTTCAATAAACACCATAAAATTGATAAGTGGAAGCCCCTCCGTGATGAAATATGGGCAGATATTTATGAAAATGCTTGGAACGACGAGGTTCAGGCTTTCACACAATCATATGGTTCAAAACACTTAGATGCTTCGGTATTACTGATGGAATCTTATGGCTGTATCGATGCAAAGCACGAAAAGTTCATAAGTACAGTTGAGGCGATTGAAAAAGAGCTTAGTAATGACGGCCTTTTATACCGTTATAAAAACGAAGATGATTTTGGATTGCCCTCTTCTTCTTTCACCGTTTGCACCTTCTGGTTTGTAAATAGCCTGTTTAAGATTGGGCAGGAGGAAAAAGCTATGGAATATTTCGATAGATTGTTGAGTTATAGCAATCATCTAGGCTTATTCAGTGAAGATATCGATTTTGAAAGTAAAAGGCTATTAGGAAACTTTCCACAAGCATATTCTCACTTGGCCTTAATAGAATGTGCCATTAATTTTTCTAAGAAACATAGCGAAGAGAAAATATTGGAGTCTATGCGAGAGTAGAGCTTTATTTTGTTAAAAGTGATACATAAAAAAACCGCCCAATGGGCGGTTTTTTTATGCCTAAGCACAAGAAACACATATTTGAATTAGTCGAACGAATAGGTGTTGTCAGATGAAACCTTATCTGCTATCTGGGTTCGTAGGGCAACCACATTGGGGTTGTTTGTATATTTAGTGAACCTTTTAAGCCCCATAAGCATCATTCTTTGCTCGTCTCCTTCAGCAAAAGAGATAATTGCCTCTTTTCCTTTTCTGATAACGGTTTCGGTAGCATTGTATAAATAGAGTTTGGCCATGGCGATTTGAGTCGCTTGTGCCTCTTCGCCAAAACGTTTTGCATTTTTTTCCGTTCTTAAAATGGTGCTTTCTGCCATATACACTTCAATAAGAATATCGGATGCGGCCAACATCAACTGTTGATGGTTCTCCAATTCGGGACCGAATTTTTGAACAGCGCTTCCGGCTACCATAAGAAAGACCTTTTTTAATCTGGAAAGCAAATCTTTTTCCTCTGAAAAAAGTTCAGAAAAATCCGGAGTATCGAAAGAAGGTATACCCATAAGTTCATCGGCGACGGCAGTTGCCGGGCCCAATAGGTCTACATGACCTTTCATAGCCTTCTTGACCAACATTCCTACTGCTAGCATTCTGTTGATTTCATTGGTTCCTTCATAGATTCGGGCGATACGCGCGTCACGCCAAGCCTTTTCCATTGGTGCATCGGCACTGAAGCCCATACCTCCATAAATTTGAACACCTTCATCGGTGGTTTGCTGTACATCTTCAGAAACCGCTACTTTCAAAATAGAACATTCGATAGCGTACTCTTCAACTCCTTTTAATTCAGCTTCTTGATGTGAGTTTCCTTCCGACTGACGAATCTCGATTCTATCCTCTATATTTTTCGCAGCTCGGTAACAAGCCGATTCACCAGCGTAAGCATTCACGGCCATATCCGCGATTTTAGCTTTAATTGCACCAAAATTTATAATCGGGGTTTTGAATTGAACTCTTTCATTGGCATACTTGACACCTTCGGTTACAACGCGTCGCTGTGCTTCTAGACAGGCAGCTGCCAACTTAATTCTACCCACATTAAGAGCGTTCATGGCGATTTTAAAACCATTGCCTCTTTCAGAAAGCATATTCTCAACTGGCACTTTGGTCTCGTTAAAGAAAACTTGGCGAGTAGAGGAGGAGTGTATACCTAATTTCTTTTCTTCTTCTCCTAAGCTTATTCCATTTTTAGGATCGTTTTCGACGATGAACCCTGTAATATTCTTATCATCTTCTATTCGAGCGAATACAATAAACAGGTTACAAAATCCGGCATTCGAAATCCACATTTTCTGCCCGGTAATGCTATAGTGCTTACCATCTTCGGATAAAACAGCTTTAGTTTTCCCAGAGTTCGCATCAGATCCCGCCCCGGGTTCTGTTAAGCAATAGGCACCGAACCATTCACCGGAAGCCAGTTTTGGCACATATTTGAGCTTTTGCTCTTCCGTACCGTACAGGGTAATTGGCATCGTTCCGATACCGGTGTGTGCCCCAAAGGCGGTACTGAACGAACCAGTAGCCCCAGAAATATAATCACAGACCAACATGGTAGAAACAAAACCCATTCCCATACCACCGTAAGCTTCTGGTACGGCGACGCTTAAAAGGCCCAACTCACCGGCTTTACGCATACACTCTTCGGTATAGGCATAATCTTTTTTCTCAAAACGTTCCCAATGGGCCCAAAGTTCACGATCAACAAATTCTTTGGTGCTCTCACGCATCATGCGTTGTTCTTCATTGAGGTCTTCTAAGGTGAAAATGTCTTCGCATTTAGTCTCCTTGACCAAGAATTGCCCTCCTCTCAAAAGGTTATCTTTTTGAATTGTTTCAGTACTCATGTTGTTGTTGTTAGTTTAAGTATTAAGAAAATCTGTAGGTAGCCTAGCTCCTATACGATCATTCAATTTTTGATAGTAAACAAGACTATTTCAAAAACTCGAAAATTCCAGCGGCACCTTGCCCGGTACCCACGCACATAGTAACAAGTCCATGCTTGCCTTGCATGTTGCGTTTTCGCATTTCATCGAACAGTTGAACAGAGAGCTTACCCCCTGTACAGCCGAGTGGATGGCCCAAAGCGATTGCACCGCCGTTTACGTTAACAATATCACCATTCAAGCCAAGTTCACGAATGACGGCTATTGATTGTGAAGCGAATGCTTCGTTCAATTCAATAAGTTCAACGTCGCTCTGCTTGAGACCGGCCTGATTCAATGCCTTTGGAACTGCCTTAACGGGGCCTATACCCATTATACGAGGCTCGACACCGGCAGCGGCATAACTGACCAATCTCGCTTCTGGTTCTAAGTTCAGTTCTTTGACCATTTCTTCACTCATCACCATAACAAATGCGGCACCATCACTTGTCTGCGATGAATTTCCTGCCGTTACACTTCCATTTGCCGCAAAAACGGGTCTTAATTTACCAAGCACTTCAAGGGAAGTATCGGCACGTGGCCCTTCATCTTTGGTGACCGTATATTTTTTTGTTTCTTTCTTACCTTCATTTACATAAGTCTGCTCAACTTCAATAGGTACAATTTGATCTTGAAACCTATCTTCCGCTTGTGCTTTCAAAGCTTTTTGATGTGAGTTGAACGCAAACTCATCTTGATCTGTTCGTGAAACTTTAAATTCTTGGGCTACAGCTTCAGCAGTGTTTCCCATTCCCCAATAATAATCTTCGTGACCCGATTTGACGAGGTCATAGTTCAATTCGGTCTTAAAACCTGTCATGGGAACGGAGCTCATACTTTCAACGCCTCCAGCGATAATACAATCGGCCATTCCTGATTGTATTTTGGCGGTAGCGATACCTATCGTCTCTAGTCCCGACGAACAAAAACGGTTTACGGTAACACCGGGAACATCCACAATATCTAGGCCCATAAGAGAAATTAACCTTCCCATATTAAGACCTTGTGATCCTTCGGGCATGGCATTACCTACAATAACATCATCAATTCTCTTTTTGTCAAAATCAGGTAATTTACCCATCAAATATTGAATGGTTTCTGCTGCAAGTTCATCTGCTCTCTTAAAGCGAAATCCTCCTTTACCCGATTTTCCAACTGCAGTTCTATATCCTTTTACTATATATGCTGTTCTCATTTTTTTAGTTTCTAAGTGGTTTTCCTGTTTTCAACATATGTTGTATCCTTTCCAACGTCTTTCTTTCTGTACATAGAGATAAAAATGCTTCTCGTTCTAAATCAAGAAGGTATTGTTCATCGACCATAGTCGGCTCTGACAAGTCACCACCTGCCATTACATAGGCAAGTTTATTGGCGATTTTCTTATCATGTTCGCTAATATAGTGGCTTGCCTCCATCGAGTCGGTACCGACTAAAAACATACCCAATGCTTGCTTGCCGAGCACTTTAATATCTTTTCGCTTCACTGGTTGGGTATAACCCGATTCTGCCATCAATTTAGCGTGTGCTTTCGCTGTGGCGATTTGCCGGTCTTTGTTTACTACCACAATATCTTTGCCTTTTTGAAGAATGCCCAAATCGTATGCTTCGTAGGCGGAAGTAGATACTTTTGCCATACCGATGGTCAAGAAATATTCTTGCAAAACGTTTAACTCAACATCGTTTTTCTTGAATGTATCTTGGGCACGAACTGCAAACTCTTTTGAGCCTCCACCACCAGGAATCACTCCTACACCAAATTCGACCAAGCCGATATAGGTCTCGGCAGCTGCCACAACTTTATCGGCATGTAAGGAAAGTTCACAGCCTCCACCTAGCGTCATCCCATGAGGAGCTGACACCGTCGGAATAGAAGAGTAGCGCATACGCATCATCGTATCTTGAAACATTTTGATAGCCATGTTCAATTCATCGTACTCTTGTTCAACGGCCATCATAAATATCATTCCGATATTCGCACCTACTGAAAAGTTGGCTGCCTGATTACCTACCACTAAGCCTTGGTAATCTTTTTCTGCCATGTCTAGGGCTTTGTTCAAGCCCGACAATACATCACCACCAATGGTGTTCATTTTAGACTGAAATTCAACATTTAAAATGCCGTCACCTAAATCTTCTACAACAACACCATTGTTTTTGAAAACCTCTTTCGATTCTCTAATATTGTCAAGAATAATGAATGCATCCTGACCAGGTACTTTTTGCATGGCCTTCTTCGAAATGTCGTAGAAATAAGTAGCACCATCTTTTACGGAATAAAATGAGTCGATGCCCGCTGCTTTCATTTCTTCGACCCACGCTGCAGCCGTTTGGTTTTCATTCTTTATAAATTCTAAGCCCTTATCGAGCCCAACGGCATCCCAAATTTGAAATGGGCCGTGTTCCCAGCCGAAACCGGCCTTCATGGCATCATCTATTTTGTAGAGTTCATCTGAAATTTCAGGAATTCTATGCGAGACATAAGCAAAAAGTTGACCAAAGCTCTTTCTGTAAAACTCTCCTGCCTTGTCTTTGCCACCTGTCAAAACGCTAAAACGGTCGATTACCTTATCTATCGTTTTAGTCAGCTCTAAAGTTGCAAACTTGGCACTTTTCTTTGACCGATAGTCCATAGTATTTAAATCCAAGGTCAGAATCTCGGTCTTTCCATCTTTACCTTTGGTTTTTTTGTAAAAGCCTTGGCCTGTTTTACTTCCCAACCATTTGTTTTCCATCATGGTATCGATAAAGTTGGGTAGTTTGAAAATTTCGTGGCGCTCGTCACTTTTACAATTTTCGTAAATTCCATTGGCTACATGCACCAAAGTGTCTAAACCAACAACATCTACGGTTCTAAAAGTGGCAGATTTTGGTCTGCCGATAACCGGCCCAGTTAGTTTGTCGACCTCTTCTACCGTCATGCCCATATCTTTTACCATATGAAAAAGACTCTGAATGCTGAAAATGCCAATTCGGTTTCCGATAAAAGCGGGAGTATCTTTGGCAACAACCGATGTCTTGCCTAAAAATTTCTCACCGTAACTATTTAAGAAGTCAAGAACCTCGGGAGATGTTTTAGGACCTGGAATAATCTCAAAGAGTTTTAAGTATCTCGCAGGGTTAAAGAAGTGTGTGCCACAGAAATGTTTCTGAAAATCATCACTTCGACCTTCAGACATAAACTTTATGGGTATACCTGACGTGTTAGATGTTATCAGTGTACCCGGAGTACGATGTTTTTCAAGGTTTTCAAAAACCTTCTTTTTAATATCTAATCGTTCGACTACTACTTCGATGATCCAGTCTACCTTTGATACCTTAGCGATATCATCTTCAAGATTGCCGGTTGTAATTCTCGACGCGAATTTTTGATGATAGATAGGCGAAGGCTTAGATTTCAGGGCCGCTGTTAAAGATTCGTTTACTAAGCGATTGCGAACCACTTTATCATCTAGGGTCAACCCTTTCTTCTTTTCTTTTTCGTTCAATTCTCTCGGAACGATATCTAGGAGAAGAACTTCGACTCCTATATTGGCAAAATGGCAGGCGATACCGCTTCCCATAATTCCGGATCCTATAACCGCTACTTTATTAATGTGCTTGTTCACTGTTCAATATTATTTATAGGTTAAGTGGTCAATTTGTTTTCTGACCGTTGATCGCATTATCACTGGTTTGAATGTTCTTTTCTGAAATCATTTCGTTTATCGAGCTCATTACAATAAAGAAACCCTCTAAATTTTCTTCGGAAACCTTTGAACGTATCGTCTCGTTAAAACGCAGTACCACATTCTTTGAATCTGTTCGTTTTTCAAGGCCGAAATCCGTCAGGTGAATTAAAACTCCGCGACCGTCATTTGGGTTGGGTCTTCTCTCGATTAAACCCTGCTCTTCCATTCTTTTCAAAATACGGGAGAGACTAGTGGCTTCCATACCCATTTTCGGGCCCAACGATGTTGAGGGTGTACCTGTTTTTGGGTCAATACTCAACAAGGTAAAACCGACCGCCATGGTAGAACCGAACTTTTTAGCCTCTTCGTTGTACATTCTAGCAACGGCCTGCCATGTAGCACGTAGTGCATAGTCAATCGTAATCTCTTTCATCGGTTGGAGTTAGGTATTCCAAATATAAGAAAAATTTATTATGCATGCATAATAAATAATCAAAAAAATGATTAGTTCATAGCACTGGTTTAATCTCTTTAGGCATTGAGAAGGTTAGTGTTAAAATCTGGTATGCAAATGGTTGGGCTCAATAGCTGTTATAATTTTTTATCTAGTAACCGTAGATATCGTTGTAAAGCTCGATATATTTTTCTTTCACAATCTTTCTTCTCAATTTCATGGTAGGGGTAAGGTGCCCGTCACTGATGCTCCAAATATCAGGAGTAAGTCTGAACTGTTTTACTTTTTCCCACTTGGCAAATTTTTCATTGGCCTCATCAACTTCTATTTGATATTGCTGCAATACTTTTTCGTTAAGTACGATATCAGAATTTTCAGGTATGGTAATATTCTGTTGTTTAGCCCATTCGTTCAAGTATTCAAAATCGGGCTGAATGATGGCAGCGGGCATTTTCTCACCTTCACCGACCACCATAATCTGCTCAATAAAGCGAGATTGTTTAAAACGGTTTTCCAATAGTTGGGGAGCAACATATTTACCACCCGAGGTTTTGAACATTTCCTTTTTACGATCTGTTATCTTCAGAAAACCATCTTGATCAATTTCGCCGATGTCGCCTGTATGAAAATAACCATCGATAAGAACTTCAGCAGTTTTTTCGGGGTCGTTATAGTAGCCCATCATTACTTGAGGACCTTTGATACAAATTTCTCCGTCTTCAGCAATTTTCACCTCAGTTCTATCTATCGGAATACCGACAGTACCGATTCTAAAACCTCCGTCACGCATATCGTTTACCGAAATCACCGGTGAGGTTTCGGTAAGTCCGTAGCCCTCCATAAGACCAAATTCCGCAGCATTAAAAATACGGGCCAATCGTGGTTGCAAGGCTGCACTGCCAGAAGCGATAAGGCTCAAGTTTCCGCCAAGACCTTCTTTCCATTTACTAAAAATAAGCTTACGGGCCAGGGCAAGCTTTTGCTCGTACCACCATCCGTTTTTTCCATAAGGTTCATACGCAAGACCTATGTCGATGGCCCAAAAGAACAGTTTCTTCTTTATACCGGAAAGCTCGCTACCTTTCGCTAAAATTTTGTCATATACTTTTTCAAGCAAGCGTGGAACAGCGGTCATCACATGTGGGCCGGTTTCCTTAAGGTTTTCACTGATTTTATCTAGAGATTCTGCATAGTAAATGGTCACCCCCCGAAATTGATATAGGTATATAAGCATGCGTTCATACACATGACATAAAGGAAGAAAACTAAGTGATTTTGTTTTTCCATCGAGAATAGGAAAGCGTTTAGAGCTCTCTAAAGCGTTGCTTACCAAATTTTCATGAGAAAGCATAACCCCTTTTGGTCTTCCGGTAGTACCTGAAGTATAGATTAAAGTGGCCAAATCAGATGCCTTGACATTATTTTTCAATGTCTCGACTTCTTTTTGATTTGATATGTCGGCCCCAAGGTCTAAAACTTCGCTCCAATTCTTGCATGAGGAAAGTTTGTCAAAAGAATAGACCTCTTTCAGATGTGGAACTTGATCTCTAATCGACATAACCTTATGGTAAACCTCTTCACATGAGACAAAACAATACTGCGCCCCAGAATGGTTGAGTACGTAAGCATAATCTTCTTCTGAAATTGTCGGGTATATAGGCACATTTTGCGCACCTAGTTGTAAGATTCCGATATCCATAACG
This window harbors:
- a CDS encoding alkylation response protein AidB-like acyl-CoA dehydrogenase, which produces MSTETIQKDNLLRGGQFLVKETKCEDIFTLEDLNEEQRMMRESTKEFVDRELWAHWERFEKKDYAYTEECMRKAGELGLLSVAVPEAYGGMGMGFVSTMLVCDYISGATGSFSTAFGAHTGIGTMPITLYGTEEQKLKYVPKLASGEWFGAYCLTEPGAGSDANSGKTKAVLSEDGKHYSITGQKMWISNAGFCNLFIVFARIEDDKNITGFIVENDPKNGISLGEEEKKLGIHSSSTRQVFFNETKVPVENMLSERGNGFKIAMNALNVGRIKLAAACLEAQRRVVTEGVKYANERVQFKTPIINFGAIKAKIADMAVNAYAGESACYRAAKNIEDRIEIRQSEGNSHQEAELKGVEEYAIECSILKVAVSEDVQQTTDEGVQIYGGMGFSADAPMEKAWRDARIARIYEGTNEINRMLAVGMLVKKAMKGHVDLLGPATAVADELMGIPSFDTPDFSELFSEEKDLLSRLKKVFLMVAGSAVQKFGPELENHQQLMLAASDILIEVYMAESTILRTEKNAKRFGEEAQATQIAMAKLYLYNATETVIRKGKEAIISFAEGDEQRMMLMGLKRFTKYTNNPNVVALRTQIADKVSSDNTYSFD
- a CDS encoding acetyl-CoA acyltransferase; this translates as MRTAYIVKGYRTAVGKSGKGGFRFKRADELAAETIQYLMGKLPDFDKKRIDDVIVGNAMPEGSQGLNMGRLISLMGLDIVDVPGVTVNRFCSSGLETIGIATAKIQSGMADCIIAGGVESMSSVPMTGFKTELNYDLVKSGHEDYYWGMGNTAEAVAQEFKVSRTDQDEFAFNSHQKALKAQAEDRFQDQIVPIEVEQTYVNEGKKETKKYTVTKDEGPRADTSLEVLGKLRPVFAANGSVTAGNSSQTSDGAAFVMVMSEEMVKELNLEPEARLVSYAAAGVEPRIMGIGPVKAVPKALNQAGLKQSDVELIELNEAFASQSIAVIRELGLNGDIVNVNGGAIALGHPLGCTGGKLSVQLFDEMRKRNMQGKHGLVTMCVGTGQGAAGIFEFLK
- a CDS encoding 3-hydroxyacyl-CoA dehydrogenase — its product is MNKHINKVAVIGSGIMGSGIACHFANIGVEVLLLDIVPRELNEKEKKKGLTLDDKVVRNRLVNESLTAALKSKPSPIYHQKFASRITTGNLEDDIAKVSKVDWIIEVVVERLDIKKKVFENLEKHRTPGTLITSNTSGIPIKFMSEGRSDDFQKHFCGTHFFNPARYLKLFEIIPGPKTSPEVLDFLNSYGEKFLGKTSVVAKDTPAFIGNRIGIFSIQSLFHMVKDMGMTVEEVDKLTGPVIGRPKSATFRTVDVVGLDTLVHVANGIYENCKSDERHEIFKLPNFIDTMMENKWLGSKTGQGFYKKTKGKDGKTEILTLDLNTMDYRSKKSAKFATLELTKTIDKVIDRFSVLTGGKDKAGEFYRKSFGQLFAYVSHRIPEISDELYKIDDAMKAGFGWEHGPFQIWDAVGLDKGLEFIKNENQTAAAWVEEMKAAGIDSFYSVKDGATYFYDISKKAMQKVPGQDAFIILDNIRESKEVFKNNGVVVEDLGDGILNVEFQSKMNTIGGDVLSGLNKALDMAEKDYQGLVVGNQAANFSVGANIGMIFMMAVEQEYDELNMAIKMFQDTMMRMRYSSIPTVSAPHGMTLGGGCELSLHADKVVAAAETYIGLVEFGVGVIPGGGGSKEFAVRAQDTFKKNDVELNVLQEYFLTIGMAKVSTSAYEAYDLGILQKGKDIVVVNKDRQIATAKAHAKLMAESGYTQPVKRKDIKVLGKQALGMFLVGTDSMEASHYISEHDKKIANKLAYVMAGGDLSEPTMVDEQYLLDLEREAFLSLCTERKTLERIQHMLKTGKPLRN
- a CDS encoding DNA-binding MarR family transcriptional regulator translates to MKEITIDYALRATWQAVARMYNEEAKKFGSTMAVGFTLLSIDPKTGTPSTSLGPKMGMEATSLSRILKRMEEQGLIERRPNPNDGRGVLIHLTDFGLEKRTDSKNVVLRFNETIRSKVSEENLEGFFIVMSSINEMISEKNIQTSDNAINGQKTN